GCAAATTATACTATACATCGTTTAACCCAAGATAATGTATGTTCaaatgtttatatttttatctaatttaaATTGTGCACGCAACTTGTTTCACATATATGTTCATTTCCAGGAAAAGTATAGGAATGATGTGAATTTGGCAATACAACTTCTTCAGTGTAAACCTTCTAATTTCATTGGTCAAAAATATGATTCTGTAAGTAACCGATACACAGTATgttcatgtataaaatataaatctctTATCGTATcgaaaatatgataaaaatgaaattaaaaattaataatgtaaAAGATGTTTAGTTCTGTCAGAGAGCTTATCTTTTTATAATATGTTACCATGTtccataaataatttttactttCAATATTTTATGAGATATTGGCCTACGAACAATTGAGCATGGGTATATTATACGTTCAATTCTATGTTTCagcataaacaaatttgataactattattttctttcagTTACCTTCGGAAGTACAAGCCAAAGTTAGAACATACATTGCACAAAAGAAACGTTCAAACGATAATACTCCTGACGTTAAAAGTATTACAGTACCAATTTCAACATTTCCTCCGACAGCGATGGTATATAATGTAACTAAGCCTGCAGTTGAGAAAGACAGCGATGATGAAAGCGATGAATCCAAGCCTCCAGTAGACGTCGTCTCGGCTGCAATAATGGCTAAAGTTTTAGAAGATAGGGAAAAGGAAAGAATATTTGCTAAACATTGTGATACCTGCACTTGCAACCGTAGGATTTTAATGGTCGATGCTGAGACACAAACTAATTTGCAAGATGTTTTTTCTTGCAACGATTGTGTTACGAAATATGCACAGAATGTAGAGAAAAATATTGAGAAAAATCGCCAAACTAAAGAAAGTCAAAATTCTAATTTACATATAGTTTATCACGAAACGAATGAAAACGTTAGTATTAGTAATATGCAATACCACAGTCACTGTACAAACAATATTAATACAACTAGTAGTCAGTATCTAAGCAcaaaagataaatttttaagTAGAAatggtaaaatagaaaatacgaAAGAGGACGGTCGCGCGAACTCTGTTACAAAAGTCAGCTTAAATAAAAAGAACTCGATGCGCAGGAACGATACGCAAACTCAAAATGTTTTTCACAGCCAGACTGACAACGCGGCTACACAAATGCCTCAAAAAGTCGGCGACATGTGTAACAACGGCAAACTGAATTCAGAGAAAGGAAAATCAGCGAAATCATATAAGAAATCCGAGTCCTCGATCGACGGTATATTCAATCCGAATTGTTGGAATAAATTGGAAAAGAAATCTTCCAATCATAGTTACATAGTTCCTGAAGTTCGTAATAGTCATTTCGATGGGAAAGAACAGAGTcacattgatattattaatgatAGATTGCGAAAGAATGAATGGACAAAATTGAAGTCTCAGACTAACGAAAAGGCTAATAAGAATGTGGACAAAGTCTGTAGCGATATTGAAATTGACATTATCAATGACAGAATTTGGAAAAACGATAAAACCCAGCAAGAATCGCATCAGTCGACGCAGCTGACGTTGATAGAAGTAAAGAATATTGATAACAATTTGAACCAAAACGATTCTGGACAGATCGAAGTGGCTACTAGTCGCAGTTTCAGTAGTGATAGTATAGTGATTTCTACTTCTGATCCTTCCAGCAGTTCTAGTGATGTTGTTCAGTCATTGCATAATATCGGTTTGAAACCAAGTAGTCAAAATCGAATAACCGGTCCAAGGAATTGTCTTGTAAGAGTCACGCCTGGatcgaaaaatattcttttagaTAATGCTGGCCATTATAAAACTGTATTATATACTAGCGGAAGTAACAAGCCAAATACGGCTTTAGTTCATTCGAAGAAATTATCTCGGTCCGGCTCGGACAGATCGATTTCAACCAGCAGCGAGGAAAGTTCTCCGATCTTGTTGCATGACAATAATCAGTTACAGAGAGTGGCTGAGTGGGTCGAGTCGTCGGTACACATGGACAATTCGGTGACGAATTACTCGAAATTAAAGCCTGCCGAAAGTATAATCGACAAGAGTTCGTCGTTGGTGTACTTAAATGAGTCGGAGATAAAACCGAAACTGTTTGACGATGCACGAAGATCGCCTGAAAATattcaagaaaataaaaaacgcGAAGACCTAATAACAGATGCCCAAGATTTTGTTAACGAGAATTTAAGCAACGTTCTAGACAATTTCACAAGCGCGAACAACACGGAatcggagaaagagaaagatttGATAACTTTCGACGTGCCCAACGAGGACGAGAAAGTTGTTCTGCCACAGGCTTCCAATAAAATAGACAACATCGATTTCGATTACGAAGCGAACATTACGAAGGAAATGGAAGAAACTTACTTGAAGCTTGCAGCGAGTGTAGATTCCTTTGCTTTGCGTTTGTCGAGCGTGGACAGTGCAGATTTAACGATCGAGAAATACAGGAAGGATCACAAAAGGCTTCAGAGAAGTCACGACAGGGTGGGATCAAAAATGTAAAAGTGTCtcaactgaaaaatatttcaagatgattattattactatctcAGCAGGGAGTTCCTTTAAAGATAACAGAGCGTTATTTTTTGTAACTATATGAAACTAAGGCTGTACCAAGATCAGTAGCTTAGGAAGAAAAACATTCTATACACCACTGCAGacatacaattatatttatttaatttgtcgaatcGATATTAACAATTTCATCTCCTGGTGAGTTAGTTTGTAAACAATAAGTACATAGTATCGCcgatatgtataattataattgaaaatagctcgattattttatataattaagaaTGCCTAATCTGAATTGGGAAAAtgataatttattcaaatgcttGTTGAATTTTTGCTACATAGGGATACTCTATCCAGGCTGTTTTTGCAAAGGAAACGATGAACTCTGCTGTCGTCATTTGGTTTTCGTTATTACGATTCTCTACAGTTTTGTATAGAATTACTCTATAGTATATATCGGACAAAAAAAAATAGCCCAATTAAATGACACGACGAGACTTTTATTCTTGTTACTGCGATGGAATATTGTAAGGTGAATTGCGTTCACGTGCATTGAATCGTGACAATATTTAAGAATTCGTTCGTCGGATCGTCGACAATCTATGAATGTCAAAACGCAGAGCGTGCGCCACTTCTAATTTCGTCATTAGAAGCAGCAAGAGTAGCCCGCGTTGCAGAACCAGTTCATCATTCCGGATTGATTGATACAGGAGAACGCGGACAGGCTTGTGTTCGGCGATGTTTCGCGTgtaaaattttcataatttttattcgacaatTTCTAGAGCTAATGACgagtaatattactatattttccTTGTGTACACGAATCAATTCGACAGGATGCAGCGGCGGACAATATTATCTCGTTGATCTAATTCTTAAGATATATATCCCCGAAATAACGCGTTAAGGAGCTTCGTTTGCGTCGAGGGAAGTTTACGAGAAAACCTTCTTTCGTGGAAAAACCGTGATACCAAAGCTTCgaataatattgcaaatatcgcTGCTGTAAAGTTCAATGTTTCTCAATCGTTCAAGCGAATGTAACAGAATTCTTTCTCGTTCTCCTTTATTTTTGCACTGTTTTCGGTAAATACCTGCGATCTTGTGCAACTTATTGTTATCGAGGCGAAAGAACAAGCGATCACCATGTCCTAGTTGCAAAGACTAAAAAACGTTGTAGAAACCGATGGGATCTAAGTATTCTGTTGTATAAGTTTTCAGATTATTTTTCCAGTTagagattattatatattatttatcgaTCGAAGCAATATTTAATGGCCAAAATGGTGGTTCTTCGAGTAGTCGAATGGATTCGCCGAGGAAAGTGGCTGAATAAGCTCGCTGATCTTGCGATCTACAGATTTCGTCGAATGTTATTAACGTTTCTGTAATGCGCGATGTTCTTGACAAACGCACTGTTCGCCCGATTTTTCGGGTCTACGCGATTACGAACGTCTGGACGATGCGGATATCGTGGCGGCACGCCGGTAGAACCGTGTTCAATgaaaattcatgtgaaaaaaCCACCATCGTATCAAGAATAATATTCGAACCGTACGCCGTACGTGTgtaaacaaatattatataagcATTATGCAATATACAGAGATGAATGGCAGGGGTGTGAAAACTGTACGCGCGCGTTCTTGTACGGCTCTCCATTGACGAATGGACGACGATCGAGACGGTCAAGGAGCATACATTTCAGGCTGTCGACGTTATTCAAAAAGCTGGAGAAAAATTCGCGACGAAATTTCTCGAGCGAGTTTGTGCACATTGAACTCGCGCGATCTCCCAGTATCGAGGAAACATACTTAATTTCTACAGCACCGTCGAGAGAGCAACGTAAACACTCTTCACGTTCCGTCAAACAATGAACTGTACGAGCACGAATTATTGGTATGTCGGTGCAGGTCTCGAGTAtgaaaaactgtaaaaaaaaagaatgtttATCATGGATATATAAAGCTTTTGCAAATTACAATAAATGTCTTTCTTTTCGTTTCTGGACTTCGTTCCGAGCTGCGAAGTGAGAATTCGAGCGCGACGACCGTTTGAAATTGTTCAGAGAACGGCGGAGCCATTTGTTAAGATCGTCTTCGACATCtttcgcgagataaaataaaaacgatcaACGCCCGAGCAAGACGAATTTCACATTCTAAAACGACGATAAAGAGGATTTCGTGATTCTACCACGAAGAGGTGGAGAGCGGATCGCAGATAGGATACAAACATGATGTTTCGGCGCGAGTTAATCGTGAGAATGGTTCGTTCCGTCAAGCTTCATCTCGATTCGACTGTAATTGAAAAGAAAATGATCGTTGCCTAATGGTTCTCGATTCgttgcaaaaataaaaaaaaaaacaaaaaatagtGGGACAGACGTACCAATACCAAATAAACCGAAAAGAAAAGAACGGAATTTCTGGCTTTTCTAACTACCTCGATGCATTTTTCCTTAGTTCTTTggtaatatactaataataataatcgcagaagaaataataaaaggacCTTTTGTAGAAGGACCAAGTTGTCTGGTATTTCCGCGTGCGTAAAA
The Megalopta genalis isolate 19385.01 chromosome 18, iyMegGena1_principal, whole genome shotgun sequence DNA segment above includes these coding regions:
- the LOC117228450 gene encoding uncharacterized protein LOC117228450, translated to MAEKCKECGCKCVHCTQYDQQHCDMHLHVEIENLRQHLMERDNHIATMETQFLNEADKFPNGELASMKEELLIWQEKYSRLHEAHKRVQKVNQNLEDKLLKIVDKCETEKSAFTKDIATLSHRLADANYTIHRLTQDNEKYRNDVNLAIQLLQCKPSNFIGQKYDSLPSEVQAKVRTYIAQKKRSNDNTPDVKSITVPISTFPPTAMVYNVTKPAVEKDSDDESDESKPPVDVVSAAIMAKVLEDREKERIFAKHCDTCTCNRRILMVDAETQTNLQDVFSCNDCVTKYAQNVEKNIEKNRQTKESQNSNLHIVYHETNENVSISNMQYHSHCTNNINTTSSQYLSTKDKFLSRNGKIENTKEDGRANSVTKVSLNKKNSMRRNDTQTQNVFHSQTDNAATQMPQKVGDMCNNGKLNSEKGKSAKSYKKSESSIDGIFNPNCWNKLEKKSSNHSYIVPEVRNSHFDGKEQSHIDIINDRLRKNEWTKLKSQTNEKANKNVDKVCSDIEIDIINDRIWKNDKTQQESHQSTQLTLIEVKNIDNNLNQNDSGQIEVATSRSFSSDSIVISTSDPSSSSSDVVQSLHNIGLKPSSQNRITGPRNCLVRVTPGSKNILLDNAGHYKTVLYTSGSNKPNTALVHSKKLSRSGSDRSISTSSEESSPILLHDNNQLQRVAEWVESSVHMDNSVTNYSKLKPAESIIDKSSSLVYLNESEIKPKLFDDARRSPENIQENKKREDLITDAQDFVNENLSNVLDNFTSANNTESEKEKDLITFDVPNEDEKVVLPQASNKIDNIDFDYEANITKEMEETYLKLAASVDSFALRLSSVDSADLTIEKYRKDHKRLQRSHDRVGSKM